tttttgaaattagtgACGACGACAACAACAAAATCCTTATCCAACTAACTGTATAGTCAGCTATATAGATTACTTGATGTCATTGCGCtcgataaaaaaacaaattttgtaGGATATTATTGATCTTGAGGTCACTTTCAACAATAACTTCCAATGTATTTTTTGtgtctctctctttcttccctTCTTTATAAGAGTAAGAACCATGTTATCAACTTTTCCTATTGATGCCTTCAAAGCTCTTCTTTGTACTACCTTAACcaatttttcatcttcttctccgaACATAGGAAAACAATATCGAGACAATTTGTATGAGTATGAAGCTGAGGACATCCACAAAACAGTCTACTCCATTCCTTCTCCCACTAATTAATCTTGAGAAAACCTGATTCTCCTCACACACAAGCTACAAAGCTTGTTCATCTCCTTCATCACAAGTACCTGCTGTCTCCGTTATACTCATCTCTTCCCAGTCTTCAACTACCTCAAACTCACCTTGAGTGAAGACAACAGAGCAATTCCTTATGGCTTTCTGCTAACACATCTGGCCAAAGAGAAAATCCCCTCTAGCTTTGAAGTGTGGGATCATCTTTCTAAAATCTAAAACTAAGAAATTGATCAAGACTTTCTTCGAGAAATATGTATCAATGTTCCTAACAAGGATGAAAATGATAAAGACATTTCTATGGGGGAAAGATGATGACTCTTCTAATGATGGTAGGGACTATGGGCCTTACAATGATCATTTGAAActctattagaaattgggaggcctatactcaacgacaaaagctagctcaagagttgaggtttgcacaacccttataaaggctatctatgctctatctctagccaatgtgtgATCAGGGAGTGATCAAGCTACCCGTTGACAAGGGGTAGGAGAGGGGGAATCTGGACGCGCGGAAGGGCTTCTGAGCTGGTCATGTCCCGGAGGGGGCTCCTGCAAAGTACTCCGATGCTAAAGTTAGTAAGGGAAGTAGTGAGAATGGTGAAAATGGTGAGAATACATTACCATTCAATAGAAGAGAGGCTCCCCTTATATAGGGGAGGTGGgtttagggttggagccatgcaatgtcatgcatggctcgtacgcAGAGCACAGCTTGCCGTTGGATTACCTGCGGTACCTGCGGTACCTGCagaggaacagtgatccaacggtctGGGGCCCCTATGGATCTGTACCTGCCAGCCTACTccctagggtggttggcctaAGTCAACCCCTATTCGGTTGGCCCTAGGTCTTGTCCTTACCCTAGGTGGTAGGGCCCATAAGCAGGATCTTCCCAGGCTCCCTAACCAGGGATCCTCATACTAAACCGTCCCACGTCAGGGACGTCCTGTGGGGACCGTGGTCGCCCCGGATATCCTGTCCGTCCCTGGCCAGAATTCCCCGGAAGAGTAGCCCCCTAGCCCTGGTCCGCTGTTCTAGCGGGGCAAGGGTTAACATGTCTTATGCATATGGCGTCACATGGGTCCTTAGAACAGTAACTTAGAGATTTAAGCCTTTATTCATTAAGTTTAGGGGGGCCGTTAGGCCGTTACATTTATTATCCTTAGAGGGGGGGAGGGGGGTTACTCGCATGGAGTTGTAGCGGAGGTGAACGGCTCCTAGATCTCTATCAAGATCCCTCCTCGCTGCTAGGAGGGGGGCCAGCTCGGCTTTGATTCCCTCCGCTGCTCCCTTCTCTTCCCCCTCGCGCTCCGAGACGGATACTTCTAGCCCCCAGATCAGCATGTTAATCTCTGAGCGGCGCCGGTGTAACTCCCACATTTCTTCCGCCAGCTCAAAGAAGGTTAATAGTCCTGCCCTCAGTTGGGGATTGGGTCTCTCCACTAGAAGTCTGCTGGTCAGGGATCTAATCCTTCCGGAGGTGGTGGCCTGCGTCTGGTAGGAGTAGTACAGTTTGCAGTCGAAAGCCTCAGCCCTGAGTGCTTTCAGGCAAGTTTCCGCGGGGGTCATCTTAGTTTAAGGGGAGCATGTAGCATGCAAAGGGGGAGGTGTTGTTATTTATATTTGAAACGTTCCTGGGAGGTAACGCCCAGTGGTCTTTTCCCAGGAGTTTATTTAGGGAAATGAAGAGGGTATTAAATGCGGTGGCCGGTGGTCAACGCTCGTCTTTACACAGTTGTATCTACAGTTCCGAGTTCCGGCCGACCAGGGGTGATCTCGACCGTGGGGGTCCGTTGTTAGGACGACCAGGGGTGATCTCGACCGTGGCGGTCTGTTGTTAAGACGACCAGGGGCTTTAACCGAGTAGGTCGTTCCGGGGGGTAACGGTTCCGCGGTTTGAATTTCGAAAAGTTGAAAAGATGTGGGTTGGTGGTGATGTTAAGAAAGAGGGAAGGCACGGGAATAGGAAACGGCGTGAGGCTCTGGGGGCCcggtgcatttaatgcacctggCTCTTGAGAGGGTACGTGTCGCTTCCGGGTGAGTCATGTCGCTTCGTGACCTTTCTCCCACGTGCTTTTGGAAGCGTGTGTCGTTTCGCCGTCGCTGCCTCCATCCTGACGTGGCAGGGTCTGATTCGTTGATTCGCGTGCGTTCTCCCAAGCGTCATGATTATGAAAACTAGGGTTTCCCCCTGGTTTTCTAtaaaaaagggggggggggggaaaggATTCATTTGCACTTTCGCGTCCCTGAATCATCAGAGAATCCGCTTCATTTCTTCCGCCAGTTGCCGGCGTTTCACGGTGGTCATCCCTTTCGCGTGGTGGTCGTCTGGAAGTTCTTTCCTTCCTTCTTCGTAAGTCCTTGATTCCCTCGCTCTTCCCTCCTTCTATTTTCGTTTATACTTTTccttttttaagttttttaggGGTATGGCGGGTGGCTTGCACTGGGAGAGTTTCTCCTCCCCTTGTGGCCCCCTTTGCGGCGGGGAAGAGTCTTTCAAAGGGTCTTTGCCGTCGCACGGTTATGCTATCCTGCCTGGGGCAAAGATGGACCTCGGATGGGTCTTTCTTTGAGCCGGTTCAAACGAGCTAGGCGTTGATACGACGTTCTCCCTTGTGCAGGTGTCGTCATGGTGAGACCGACTAAGAGGAAGAAGGGTAAGGCTGTGGTCGAGGCCCCGAGGGAAGCTTTTGCCTCTAGGCCCCGGGCAGAGGTGCCCAAGACTAAGAGGATCGATCGGGATAAATTCCCTCATCTGGAGGGGGATGCTGCCGCGTATGATAAATGGTGCCGCACCATCCTCAGCCCCCCGTCGGAGTACGCCAACGAAGACGAGGGTTACTTCTGGAGTCAGCGCTTCATGTCGCAGACTCAGGTCGGCCCCGGCCACATGGCTTAGCCGAGCAAGCTTGAGTGGTTGCCCCATACTCCACCGTTCGGGGTATATATGCATATTTATACCATGAATAAAGTGAAGGTGAGGATACCGTTCACGGATTTCCAGTGTGACGTCCTTCGTCATATGGCGGTCGCGCCATCGCAGCTTCACCCTGGCGCTTGAGGCTTCGTGCGCGCTTACGAGGTTGCCTGCGTCCTGTTTGGCCAGAAACCGTCGATCCCCCTGTTCTTCCATCTGTTCGAGGTGGCCCATACTCAAGGACGTGGCGGGTATGGAATTGTAACTCTGAGGTCGGGAAAAGACCTCTAGATTTTCCACCCGTTCGCCGAGTCTTACCGGGACTTCAAAGATCAATTCTTTCGGGTGGCTCCTACCACTCGGCCTCCTTACTGGTGGTTTGAGAGGGCCCCGAGTGGAGCTAGCCGTCCCCGGTTCCCGTTAACTTGGAATGCCAAGCACTACGACGTGAAGCTTAGTGCCTTCGCTTTTGCGGCTAGGGCCTTGTCGGAGGAAGACTTGGCATTCAAGAATCTCCTGGTGGCCGCAATACGGAAGGAAGTGAGGGGGGATCCACCCAAAGAGTTTTGTGTCCGGCCGTTGCGTTGTTATGAGCTTTGTACTTTCAGTGTTCGGAAGAACGCGTGCCTATTGCGCGCGAGAGGTAAAgtgttattattttttgtaaAGGTGTGTTCATCTTGTGATCTTTGTTTGATTAATCGTTCTTCTGGTCATTCTTATGCAGGTGCTAACATGGAGGTTAATGCCGCTTTGATCGCCGCACTGCAGGTGCCAGTTGATGAAACTGAGACTGACAGTGAGGGGGAACATGAGAGCGAGGTTCCTCGAAATGAGGAAGAAGGACTCGGCGATCAGGAGCAGCAGATCACCGGGACCAACTCCGTTGGGGGCGGTCAAAGTGCTCCAGACCAAGAGGATGAAACAAATGACGAGGGGTTGGAGCCCCAGGGTGGTCGGTCGAGCCCCAACCGTCAGCAGGAGGGTTTCCCCGGAAGGGATGAGGGCCGCTCGGAGCGCCAGAGTAAGAGAAGGCGTCACTCGTCGGGCGGAGAGAGTCGCTCCCCTGAACGGGCGAGTCCAATCGCTCAAGTCCCTCCGCTGAGGCCGATCTCCATGTGGACCCGCGAGGCGGTGGACACTCAGGAGCATAACGATCAGGTCGATGCGTTGGTGTATAACGAGTTAGACCAGTCGTTCTTGGGCCTGAAAGAACCCTTCGACCTCATGAACTATGCCCTGAAGGCAGTGCTCCAGACTGCCTCAGTTATTCGGCATGTGCAGCAGGGGGTAGTGCTCAAAGTGGAAGAGGTCAAGGAGCGGGCGGGTGAGGCCGAGCAGAGGTCCGCTAAGGTGGAGAAGGAGCTGGCAGGTACTAAGAAGGAGGTCCAAGATCTGACTGCTGCCAATGTGAAGCTGCAAGGGGAAGTGCATGATGTAACAGCCAAGGCCAGGCAGTTTGTGGAAAAGCTGGAGCTGAGCGAGAAGGACAATGACTGGCTGCAGGCCCGGGCAGTGAAAGTCGAGCAGGAGCTGAAAGACGAGAAGGCCGCTCGGGAGAGAGAACTCCAGGAGATGAAGACCTTGAAAGCGAAGAATGCTGAGCTCGAGAAGAAGGTTGCTAAACTGGGGGCTGAGAGGAAAAAGCTGAGGTCGAATCTGAAGGAGATACATAAGGCCTCCTTTGACAATGCTTTGGCTCAGCTTGAGGTGGTCCATCCGGGGCTGGACGTGGGTCCCCTTCATTATAGAAAGGTTGTGATGGGGGGGAAGATTGGTACTCTAGACGATCAGAAGAGGTTTACTCCAACCTTCCCGGACGAGCAAGCCCCTTGAGACTCTGCTTTTCTAATGATGATGGTGGACTTCCcattttgtattttaatttgaacttgttgtttttaattatcgTCCTGCGCATGTATAAACTTGTTGGATCACTTTGAATTTAATCTAAGTGTTGTGTTCTTACTTCCTTACTCGTTTGATTTTTAAGCGCCCGGAGGGACTTCGTGCCTTATGGGTCTTAATGCCCGGAGGGTCTTTAATTATtccgtgcccggtgggtcttgaCGCCCTATGGGTCTTAATGCCCGGAGGGTCTTTAATTatttcgtgcccggtgggtcttggtgccctatgggtcttaATGCCAGGAGGGTCTTTAATTatttcgtgcccggtgggtctttaaTCATTTCGCGCCCGGTGGGTCTTTGCAGTCTCAATTCCTTAGTCGCTTGTCGACACGAGCACGTGTCGGGTCGATCCAAATAACTCGAATTCAAAATAACAAACTACTTCATTTCTGCGTTTAGAGTTCATGGTTCTAGCCGTGTACAAACTTGGATAAGATGGGCGTGTACCCTTGATTAAAAAAGACTAAGTTAAAGGAAAACATAAAGGCAGATAGTGGGAGCACAGTCGGTAATGCCCTAGCTGTAGTATCTTCTCAGATTGGTTGCATTCCAGGTGCGGGGAATCTCTTTTCCTGCTAGAGTTTCCAGCTTGTACGCTCCTGTGCCAGTTGCTTCGGTCACTCtataagggccttcccagttggcTGCTAGCTTTCCGCGCTCGATCGAACGTGCTCCGATGCTGGCATTCCGGAGGACCAAGTCCCCAACGGAAAAGGAGCGGTGAACTACTTTCTTGTTGTAGCGAACAGCCGCATGTTGTTTTGCGATCAGCTCTCTGCAGTTGGCGACTGCTCTTCTTTCAGCCAGGAGGTCAAGATCCTCCTCTATGAGTTGGTCGTTTTGGTCGGGGTCGAATCCAGCCGTTCGAGCGCTCGGTTCTCCTATCTCAGCTGGGATAACTGCTTCTGTGCCAAAGGTGAGGCGGTACGGGCTCTCCCCAGTAGTCGAGTGCGGAGTAGTGCGGTATGCCCACAGGACGTGGTCGAGTTGTTCGGCGCAGTCGCCTTTGGCCTTTCCCAACCTTTTTCGGAGGCCTCGGAGGATGACTCTGTTGGCCGACTCTGCCTGCCCGTTTGTCTGGGGGTGTTCGACGGAGGTAAACCGCTGTTTGATGTGTAGCTCGTCCATGAGATCTCTAAACCCTTTAGAGGTAAATTGAGTCTCATTGTCTGTGACCAGGACTCCGGGGACCCCGAACATACTAATGACGTTCTTGTAGAAGAAGCGTTGTACCCGAGCTGAGGTAATTTTCGCTAGCGGCTCGGCCTCGATCCACTTTGTGTAGTAATCCACTGCCACAACCAAGTGTTTGAGCTGACCAGGGGCTGTGTCGAACGGGCCTAATAAATCCATTCCCCACTGGTGAAAAGGCCAAGGACTGACCAGAGATGAAAGACGTGCAGGGGGAGCGTTGTGCAGGTCAGCGTGCCTCTGGCATGGGTCGCACTGCTTAACATGATCCGCAGCGTCTTTCTCCACGGTGGGCCAGTAATAACCGGCTCGGAGCACTTTTCTAGCAAGAGAGCGTCCCCCCGGATGGTGGCCGCAGCTACCCTCGTGGATTTCCGCTAAGACGTAAGCCGCTCTGTCCTTGGGCAAGCACTTGAGAAGGGGGGTAGAGAATCCCCGCTTGAAGAGGTCGTCATTGATTATAGTGTACTAGGAGGCGCACCTGACCAACTTCCTGGCTTCGGTCTTGTCTTCTGGAAACCATCCGGTTCTGAGGTACTTGAAGATTGGGGACCTCCAGTCTTCATCCATATCGACAGGCATTGACACTTGTCCCGATGGACGATTGGGGTCGGCGACATAAGGGAGGGCCAGGGTTCCTTGAATGACCGTCCCATTTAGACCGGGTTTCCCGGTGCTGGCCAGTTTGGCCAGAGTGTCAGCGCGATCATTTTGGGCTCTGAGGACGTGACGAAATTCTACCTTCGTGAAGGTCGAGGCTAGTTGCTTCAAACGGGCTAAGTACTGTTCCAATACGGGATCCTTAGCTTGAGCTTCTCCCTTTGCTTGCGAGACGACCAGAAGCGAGTCGCAGTAGACTAGGATTTCCTTCGCTCCCAGGTCGCGGGCTGTGACCAGTCTCGCGATGCAGGCCTCGTACTCGGCTTGGTTGTTTGTGGTGGGGAAGTTAAAGCGGAGGGATTGCTCGACCACCATCCCGGTGCTACTTTGCAAGACGATTCCGGCCCCGCCACCTTCCTTGTTACTCGAGCCATCTACGTTGACTACCCATGTAGTCTCGGCGGGGGGCTCTTCTTCGTCTGTGAGTTCGTCTAAGAAGTCAGCAAGGACTTGTGCTTTAATGGCTCTCCTGGGTTCGTAGCGGATGTCATGCTCGGAGAGCTCGATGGACCAGCTAACCATTCGACCGGCCAGGTCGGGTTTATGGAGGACCTGCCGGACTGGTTGGTCGGTGCGTACTACGATGCGATGAGCCTGAAAGTACCTTCGCAGCCGCCGAGCTGTGGTCAGCAGGGTCAGCGCTACTTTCTCCAACATCTGATACCGGAGCTCCGCACCCTTCAATGATCGGCTGACAAAGTAGACAGGTAGTTGGAATCTCTCTTCTTCTCTAACCAGAACGGAACTTACTGCATTTTCCTGCACTGCCAAGTATAGGTACAACGTCTCCCCTGGTCTAGGGCTGGTCAGAATAGGAGGGGACGAAAGGATCTCCTTCAGTTGGGTGAATGCCGTGTCGGCCTCCTTCGACCATTCAAAAATTGCTCCCTTCTTTAAAAGTGTGTAAAGAGGCAGTGCCCGGAGAGCGGCCTTTGGCAAAAAACGGTCGATTGCGGCCATGCGACCCGCTAGCTGCTGGATTTCTTTGACGGTGTGCGGGCTCTTCATATTCATGATCGCTTAACACTTGTCGGGGTTCAACTCAATTCCGCGGTTGGTCAGCATATATCCTAGAAATTTTCCGCTGCGAACGCCAAAAGTACACTTGTCGGGGTTGAGGCGCATGTTATGCTTCTTTAACTGCTCGAAGACGGCTACTAGGTCGGCTGAGTGATCTCCTCCCCTCGGGGACTTGACTATGATGTCATCTATATATACCTCTACAGATTTTCCCATCAAGTCCCCGAAGATCCGGGTCATCATTCTTTGGTAGGTTTCCACTGCGTTCTTCAGGCCGAATGGTAGCATAGTGTAGCAGTAAATGCCCCGATCGGTGATGAAAGCAGTTTTCTCCTCGTCATCCCTGTGCATAgggatttggttgtagcctgaataagcatccatgagaAAGAGGTATTCGTACCTGGAGGAGTTGTCTACAAGCGCATCTATGCTCGAAAGGGGGAAAGGGTCCTTAGGGCATTCCTTGTTGAGATCGGTGTAGTCGACGCACATGTGCCACTTCTCGTTTGCTTTCTTGACCAAGACCACGTTGGAGAGCCAAGTAGTGTACTTGACCTCCCGAATGATCCCGGCCTGAAGTAACTCTGTGGTCTGTTGCTTGATAACTTGTTGCTTCTCGGCGCTCGTTTGTCTTTTCTTTTGAGCGACTGGCTTAAACTTCCGGTCGATGGACAGCTTGTGGCTGCAGAACGCGGGGTCGATACCGGGCATATCTGCCGACAATCAAGCAAACAGCTTCCCAttggatagcagtaactttTCCATCCGCTTGGAGAGATCTCGGGGGAGGCCACGAGCTATGTTGGTGGTATTTTTCGGAAGGGGACCGACCTGGATAGGGCGGGACTCCCCGTCGGGCTTGAGGCGCTGATCGTCCCTGGACTGGTCCACCCGGGGGTCGAGGCCGGTCATGAAATTGGTGTGCTGAACATGGAAGTTGCCTTGCTGGTCTTGGGCTTTggacttctttctctttttttcttctctggTCAGCCTGCAGCTGGAGTTGTAGCAGCTCCTTGCCATTTCGAGGTTGCCGCGTACTGACACTGCCTTTCTTGCCCAGGGGTACTTGAGCATCAGATGGTGGGTGGATATGATCGCCCTGAAGATGTTGAGGCTTGGCCTGCCAAGAAGGGCGTTGTACGCCGTTGGACATTCCACCACTAGAAAACGAGCTTTAATTGTCCTGTAAATTCTGTGATCTCCCAGGGAAAGGCAAGTATCAAAATATCCTAAGGGTAGGATTCTGTCCCCTGTAAACCCGATCAAGTCATGGTCGTAGGGGAGCAGGTCTTTCACCGACAGTTCTAAGCTTTTATAAGCGtcataaaacataatgtcagcGGAACTACCTGTGTCAATGAGCGTCCTTCAAATCTTACCATTGCCGATCAGGGCCTCAATGACGATGGGGTCTTCTTCCTCGCCGGTGTCCGCGCCGTAGTCGTCCTCCGTGAAGGTGATGGCCACCTTCTGCCTCGGGGGTGGAGGGATCCTGAGCGGGGCCTTTCGGCTGCGGACATGATGACACGGGTGCTTCTTTTCCGGCTGTTATTAGTGGGCCTGCCTGCGGCCCATCCTCCAACGATAGAGCCAACGCTGACTAGGTTGCTCCCATGATGTCTTCGAACTTCATCCCGGCCGTGTCGGTCGGGGCTTCTTCGACGTTCGCGTCTTCTTCCACGCTCGGGGCTCCAGCGACGTGGTGGAGTTCTGTCCTGATGATCCGTGGAACAACGCTTTGGAGGGGTTCGGGCACGGTGCCTTGGAGGAGTGGGTGTCCGTTTCGGGGGCGGTGAGCGTGGGCGTGGGAGGTCACCCGATGACAAAgctactgaaggtatgaaaaacggtagaaagggggggtttgaataacgttttcagtataaaacttccaccttaaagattttgacaaatctttcgagaacttaagtgctaaagataagagatagaaaagcacacaaggattttatcctggttcacttgataaatcactcaagctactccagtccacccgttaaggtgatttcttccttcttagaatgaaggcaatccactaatcaggtaagagttacaactgcacttgaaacctacaagtgactaacaattacactgacttagctcacactaagattcactctcttagtcttctctaggatccgatcaaccttgatctcctaaaggaactaaacaaactgtttatcaaagaattgtttacaagagatttgcttctaaaaagctaatagtaaactcaatgaatttcagatgaaagaaaacttagaagattttcgaatatgtcttgcgtatgtgaatgcttctagcgtttctttcagtcttcagcctctttatatactccaaggattagggttgagcaatgcatgggaaatgctaccgttggagggcagttctggaaaatccagcttctgctgtggctgagaacgttaggtaggtcgtcaggaaggtacagtagcttttgtacttggatagcgacgcgacctttaaacctaggagacttctgatcaggggaatgcttcatattggaacttatgaagccggttgatcagagtcagagggaaagcacagatcctctgaccattgtatcttctgattctgaactcagagggaagaacatggccttcagagtttcttgcttctggacttcagagtttccactattcagcttctggatcttcagagtcttctacaccatccgaacatctgaaccttcagtgtttcttggttatcagaacttctggatcttcagagcttctagtgactgagtccacatcagagtttgtataacttcagaacttcagaagcttttccactgttcatactgaacatggtgaatgcgaaagcgttgcttgggtagctctttatacacagtgcttctgatttgtgtgagattgagttgaggtcagaacctgcaaatagcacactcagaaaaacacgttagagtaccacaattgttcatatcaaaaggttaacttgtaatcatcaaaacatagagttgtactactagatcaaaacttgatcttacaatctccccctttttgatgatggcaaaactaagatttttgatgaacaatccttaaacattaaactgaattcactcagagtttagagatatagaataatacttatcctgatgtgaatagtttatcttgctcattctgaattcaagtcactgcttgattctgagcttagctccccctgaatctaatacttgatgaaaacgttagtaaagtctagattctgagctaaataatataagagttcagagtgaaaaacttatgacatagatgaaaatcgagtaatcagagcgcataagtaatcagagtcatggacaaggtatcagagtcaacttataatcacttcagaagaagtgaaatgtattccttgtatttgcccagtgacacatctatggtcatgaaggtggaactcttaaaatctccaaaagaaaaataaatcacactaacacatc
This portion of the Lotus japonicus ecotype B-129 chromosome 3, LjGifu_v1.2 genome encodes:
- the LOC130743735 gene encoding uncharacterized protein LOC130743735; translation: MNMKSPHTVKEIQQLAGRMAAIDRFLPKAALRALPLYTLLKKGAIFEWSKEADTAFTQLKEILSSPPILTSPRPGETLYLYLAVQENAVSSVLVREEERFQLPVYFVSRSLKGAELRYQMLEKVALTLLTTARRLRRYFQAHRIVVRTDQPVRQVLHKPDLAGRMVSWSIELSEHDIRYEPRRAIKAQVLADFLDELTDEEEPPAETTWVVNVDGSSNKEGGGAGIVLQSSTGMVVEQSLRFNFPTTNNQAEYEACIARLVTARDLGAKEILVYCDSLLVVSQAKGEAQAKDPVLEQYLARLKQLASTFTKVEFRHVLRAQNDRADTLAKLASTGKPGLNGTVIQGTLALPYVADPNRPSGQVSMPVDMDEDWRSPIFKYLRTGWFPEDKTEARKLVRAAYVLAEIHEGSCGHHPGGRSLARKVLRAGYYWPTVEKDAADHVKQCDPCQRHADLHNAPPARLSSLVSPWPFHQWGMDLLGPFDTAPGQLKHLVVAVDYYTKWIEAEPLAKITSARVQRFFYKNVISMFGVPGVLVTDNETQFTSKGFRDLMDELHIKQRFTSVEHPQTNGQAESANRVILRGLRKRLGKAKGDCAEQLDHVLWAYRTTPHSTTGESPYRLTFGTEAVIPAEIGEPSARTAGFDPDQNDQLIEEDLDLLAERRAVANCRELIAKQHAAVRYNKKVVHRSFSVGDLVLRNASIGARSIERGKLAANWEGPYRVTEATGTGAYKLETLAGKEIPRTWNATNLRRYYS